One window of the Babesia bovis T2Bo chromosome 2, whole genome shotgun sequence genome contains the following:
- a CDS encoding Glycosyltransferase 20 family protein — protein sequence MAHFTSVHFRCQGNLDFGRRLAVVGDHPSLGNWDINACHELQRISTVDDVWTSRTPASLPLKERREYRYVVLNDLGGFVQWHEDSIRHVEPTGQNMIVEDDYGYYREQYTAKSDAGVPPLHPIGPENAPSGTDSLCAIQKLHGLDVDPNATVYFVSSRLPIQVYRGADGVFAIRESNTPLTTTLWKIRKRCRNKMRFVGSCLIETDCDSSSNDVSGESSGGNFSESEKDELRILLLEHDCIPVFIPIDILSGALRFCKEHLWNLFYNIGLWNVDEQREFSWELWNAYVGMNQHYADLAATHGSEDDFFWVHDYKLLMVPHFITRRMKRANIGVFMHAMFPSSNLFLCSAVREAILRSMLCADLIGFQFFDYARHFLTCCKRLLGLDHSSRVGGMLGIEYNGRDVMILLSHSHIQPDLLEFMLDEQSVQELVSSFRAEWQDRFVIASVDRDIRLAGLFLKFKAFRKYLESYPVSRGKVLLVQYVCATDTLWECRREEVVKLLAIVDEINSAYGITHVVLEFNVCPERRFVLFAVADCLLDTSIRGGINMRALEYIYCRRGRSGSVILSEFVGFSKMLLSAIRVNPWHIESVVEALDRAMCYSSEERAEVALHDFEYVMSSDTVAWVDHFVREMHFARKRPDMLHLTWGFGNNYKTYSVPSTFQLLDKDLVLQRYHSSVRRLIMIDCEGTMCPSLWDIPPRSPQDCEQRIRFHLSPMESNVDNIRILSSNPLNIVVAISGRNRDCLETWFPDLPNLGLCAGYGYFYKIPFLTGGKWNCMVENVDDRWKVIALQIMEQYAHRTPGSYIENMDVMVVFQYHHSDPEFSATQSVELLTVLKQVMAPYPVDVQRTKWNVHVCLRGVNKGATLLNIAENYCRIYGDFDFILCVGDHRSDEEMFKALETLEHRVHGAATNIENARRNSGYISVTVGMKPTKAMYYVNDYTEVTDLLSALATFDNNV from the coding sequence ATGGCTCACTTTACATCTGTTCATTTTCGTTGTCAAGGGAATCTTGACTTTGGTCGACGTCTTGCTGTTGTTGGCGACCATCCTTCGCTCGGCAACTGGGATATTAACGCATGTCATGAATTGCAACGTATTAGCACTGTAGATGATGTGTGGACTTCTCGCACGCCTGCTAGTCTTCCTTTGAAGGAGCGCCGTGAGTACCGTTATGTTGTGTTGAATGACTTGGGTGGTTTTGTACAATGGCACGAGGATTCCATTCGTCACGTTGAGCCAACTGGTCAAAACATGATTGTAGAGGATGATTACGGCTACTACCGTGAACAATACACTGCGAAATCTGACGCCGGTGTACCACCTTTGCATCCCATTGGGCCGGAAAATGCTCCCAGCGGTACAGATTCTCTTTGTGCAATTCAAAAGTTGCACGGGTTAGATGTTGATCCCAATGCTACTGTATACTTTGTGTCTTCTAGGTTACCTATTCAAGTTTATCGAGGTGCTGATGGTGTATTTGCCATTCGTGAGTCCAATACCCCGTTGACTACTACGCTGTGGAAGATAAGGAAACGCTGTAGAAATAAGATGCGTTTTGTCGGTTCATGTTTGATAGAGACTGATTGTGATTCAAGCTCCAATGATGTTAGCGGCGAATCATCTGGTGGCAATTTCAGCGAATCGGAGAAGGATGAGTTGCGTATTTTGTTACTTGAGCATGACTGCATTCCTGTGTTCATTCCAATAGACATCTTATCTGGTGCTTTACGTTTTTGTAAGGAGCACCTGTGGAAtttgttttataatatCGGTTTATGGAATGTGGATGAGCAGCGTGAGTTCAGTTGGGAGCTTTGGAATGCCTATGTCGGAATGAATCAGCATTATGCTGATCTTGCTGCAACTCATGGTTCTGAGGATGATTTTTTCTGGGTACATGATTATAAATTGTTAATGGTACCTCATTTTATAACTCGGCGTATGAAACGTGCCAATATTGGTGTTTTTATGCACGCCATGTTTCCATCATCCAATTTATTTTTGTGCTCAGCTGTTCGTGAGGCTATATTACGAAGTATGTTATGTGCTGATTTGATAGGTTTTCAATTTTTCGATTACGCACGTCACTTTTTGACATGCTGCAAGCGTCTTCTTGGTCTTGATCATAGTTCTAGGGTTGGCGGAATGCTTGGTATTGAGTACAATGGTCGTGATGTTATGATTTTGTTATCCCACAGTCACATACAACCTGACTTGCTTGAGTTTATGTTAGATGAGCAAAGCGTGCAAGAACTCGTCAGTTCGTTCCGTGCTGAATGGCAAGATCGTTTTGTCATTGCTTCTGTAGATCGTGACATTCGTCTAGCCGGTTTGTTTTTGAAGTTTAAAGCTTTTAGAAAGTATTTGGAGAGTTATCCTGTATCCCGTGGTAAGGTTCTGTTGGTTCAATATGTATGTGCAACGGACACTCTTTGGGAATGTCGTCGCGAGGAGGTTGTGAAATTGCTAGCCATTGTTGATGAGATCAACTCTGCATATGGCATAACTCATGTTGTTTTAGAGTTTAACGTCTGTCCAGAACGGCGTTTTGTGTTATTTGCTGTTGCTGATTGCCTTTTAGACACATCAATTCGCGGTGGTATTAACATGCGAGCTTTAGAGTACATCTACTGCCGTCGCGGTAGATCTGGTTCTGTGATTTTGAGTGAATTTGTTGGGTTTAGTAAGATGTTATTGTCAGCTATTCGTGTCAATCCTTGGCATATTGAGAGTGTGGTTGAGGCTTTGGACAGGGCGATGTGCTATAGCTCTGAGGAACGTGCGGAGGTTGCTCTTCACGATTTTGAATATGTAATGAGCAGCGATACCGTTGCATGGGTTGATCATTTTGTTCGTGAGATGCATTTTGCACGTAAGCGACCGGATATGCTTCACTTAACTTGGGGGTTTGGCAACAACTACAAGACATATTCTGTTCCAAGCACGTTTCAGCTGTTAGATAAAGATTTAGTATTGCAACGTTACCACAGTTCGGTTCGCCGTTTGATTATGATTGATTGTGAGGGTACAATGTGTCCTAGTTTATGGGATATACCTCCTCGTTCTCCTCAGGATTGCGAGCAGCGGATTCGTTTCCACCTATCTCCTATGGAATCTAATGTAGACAACATTCGTATTTTATCTTCTAACCCGCTCAATATAGTTGTTGCTATAAGTGGGCGGAACAGGGACTGCTTGGAGACTTGGTTTCCCGATTTACCTAACCTGGGTTTATGTGCAGGGTATGGCTACTTTTATAAGATTCCATTCCTTACTGGCGGGAAGTGGAATTGCATGGTCGAAAATGTTGACGACAGATGGAAAGTAATAGCTCTTCAGATAATGGAGCAGTATGCTCATCGCACTCCTGGCAGTTACATTGAGAATATGGACGTCATGGTGGTTTTCCAATACCATCATTCTGATCCCGAATTTAGTGCTACACAATCTGTAGAATTGTTGACAGTTTTGAAGCAGGTGATGGCACCTTATCCTGTGGATGTCCAACGTACTAAATGGAACGTTCACGTTTGTCTTCGCGGGGTTAACAAGGGTGCTACTTTATTAAATATCGCAGAAAACTATTGTCGCATATATGGCGATTTTGACTTTATTCTTTGTGTAGGTGATCATCGTTCAGATGAAGAGATGTTCAAGGCACTTGAGACCTTGGAGCATCGTGTTCACGGTGCTGCTACAAACATTGAAAATGCCCGTCGTAATTCGGGTTACATTTCGGTTACGGTTGGAATGAAACCGACTAAGGCGATGTATTATGTGAATGATTACACTGAGGTGACAGATTTATTATCTGCTTTGGCTACTTTTGATAATAATGTTTAA